CATTGCAGTCGCAACCTTCAGCGTCATGCGAATGCGAACCTCCACACCTGAAGTTTCTTCGCTACGCACCTCGATTCGTTTGTCATCTGAAGACATCACTGATGTACAAAACGAATGGCAACAGTTTTTAAACTCACCAGATGCTGACGCACTTGCTGATCGGACCATGGCCAGGCCGGCGTTAGCTGATCCTGATTGTGGTGATGCAGCTATTGAAAAATTCCACTATGAAATCAGCAATGCCAACAGGTTCCTCGGCAGACTTGAAGCCCGCTTGCACCAAAATCTCTTAGTCAGCGAACTTGAAACACTGCTCAAAGTCACTGATGAACGCGCATTAGAACTGCGCGAAACCTGGTTGGATGCCCGCAAAGCGGCCCTGAAACTCGGGCCGAACTATAAACGTGGCGCTTAAATCTCCACTTCGCCAAGCGCGATAATTTTACTTGGGCCCGTCAAGGTGGAACCGTCGTCGAAAATTTGCACTTCCACTTCCCCACCTGGCACTTTAACCCGCACTGTTCCCTCACCTAAACCTGCATCTGCCAAAGCAGCACACGCGGCAGCAACAGTGCCGGTCCCACAGGAACGGGTCTCCCCCACGCCGCGTTCCCACACGCGCATCGATACGGAATCTTCTTCTAGTTCAGTCACGATTTCTACGTTCACACCATGGGGGAAGAAATCTTGATCAAATGCGGGAGCACGCAATTCCATCTCAGCCAGCGATGCTGCGCTTAGACCAGGCACCACACACGCAAGGTGAGGATTGCCCATATCCACACCAAGTCCTGCAAATACTTGACCATCAATATCGCAGGTAGATAGCCCGGTAACCTCAGGAGTGCCCATGTCTACTCGAACTTCGGCTGCATGTTGATCTGCCTCCAAAATATCAACATGGCGCTCTCCTGCACGGGTGCCGATATCAAAACTTTTCGCATCCACTAAGCCTCGCGAATACAGCCAATGGGCAAAAAGCCGCACGCCATTTCCACACATTTCTGCCAATGAGCCATCCGCATTGCGGTAGTCCATGAACCATAAATCTGGATCGACGGTCGAATCTTCAATTGCTGCCGCTTTAACCACACGTAAAATTCCATCCGCGCCGATTCCCGCCCGGCGATCACATAGCTGCACGACCTGTTCGGGTGTTAAGTCGATTTGTGCTTGCTCATCAGGAATGATGATGAAGTCATTTTCAGTGGCATGGCCTTTGGCAAAAGGGATGGTTAAATTCACCCTCGCTATTCTAGACCCAAAATCTCTACAGCTTGCACCGTGGTATCTCCAGACGCATCAATCCACTGCACACGGTGATCTCTGTTGAACCAACTGCGTTGTCGCCTGACATAACGTCGTGTGCCCGTTACCGTGCGTTCTTGGGCTTCCTCCCAGGTCAATTTCCCTGCCATAGCGGAAAGCACCTGGGCATAGCCAATAGCGCGTCCAGCAGTGGAATCTGAAATCAGGCCGTGCTCGGCAACAAGCTGTTCTACCTCAGCTACAAAACCACGCTCGAACATCAAAGCAGTACGTTGTTCTATTCGTGGATTAAGCCATTCTGGGGTGGTTTTTAAACCAATTATTTTAGTCCCCCACCGAGGGGGTGCATCCTTAGGCGGCTGGCTTGCTTGGAATGGTTTGCCGGTCAATTCGATGACTTCCAAGGCGCGGACGGTGCGCCGTGGATCATTATCTTCAATAATTGCTGCCGCAGCCGGGTCAATTTGGGCAAGCTCTGCGTGCAACGCCGAGATGCCAATTTCTGCCAGCCGTTGTTCAAAGCGGGCCCGCACGCCCGGATCTGTGGGAGGGAATTGCCAATCATCAACCAGAGACTGCACATACAACATGGATCCACCCACCAAGATAGGTGTTTTACCGCGCGCTAAAATATCTTCCACATCAGCTACTGCATCTTCTTGGTACTTAGCCACAGACGCAGTCTCCGTGACTTCAAGGACATCTAATTGGTGGTGCTTGATACCTTCACGTTCACTGAGCGTAAGTTTTGCTGTACCAATGTCCATGCCTTTATACAGCTGCATGGAATCCACGTTGACTACTTCCCCGTCAAGCTTGTGCGCTAGAGCAATGCCCAGGGCTGATTTTCCAGATGCAGTTGGACCTACCACTGCAATGGGGGTTATCACGATTAAAATCTCCTTGACGTTCGTGAGTTAAAAAGTCCAACGCGCAACGTA
Above is a genomic segment from Corynebacterium suranareeae containing:
- the miaA gene encoding tRNA (adenosine(37)-N6)-dimethylallyltransferase MiaA; this translates as MITPIAVVGPTASGKSALGIALAHKLDGEVVNVDSMQLYKGMDIGTAKLTLSEREGIKHHQLDVLEVTETASVAKYQEDAVADVEDILARGKTPILVGGSMLYVQSLVDDWQFPPTDPGVRARFEQRLAEIGISALHAELAQIDPAAAAIIEDNDPRRTVRALEVIELTGKPFQASQPPKDAPPRWGTKIIGLKTTPEWLNPRIEQRTALMFERGFVAEVEQLVAEHGLISDSTAGRAIGYAQVLSAMAGKLTWEEAQERTVTGTRRYVRRQRSWFNRDHRVQWIDASGDTTVQAVEILGLE
- the dapF gene encoding diaminopimelate epimerase, whose product is MNLTIPFAKGHATENDFIIIPDEQAQIDLTPEQVVQLCDRRAGIGADGILRVVKAAAIEDSTVDPDLWFMDYRNADGSLAEMCGNGVRLFAHWLYSRGLVDAKSFDIGTRAGERHVDILEADQHAAEVRVDMGTPEVTGLSTCDIDGQVFAGLGVDMGNPHLACVVPGLSAASLAEMELRAPAFDQDFFPHGVNVEIVTELEEDSVSMRVWERGVGETRSCGTGTVAAACAALADAGLGEGTVRVKVPGGEVEVQIFDDGSTLTGPSKIIALGEVEI